One genomic segment of Hemibagrus wyckioides isolate EC202008001 linkage group LG08, SWU_Hwy_1.0, whole genome shotgun sequence includes these proteins:
- the taf7 gene encoding transcription initiation factor TFIID subunit 7 isoform X1 produces the protein MASKTKAGKVNSKNKEDAPYELESQFVLRLPQEYASTVRRIAQSGSMNLKDRLTIELHADGRHGIVRVDRVPLACKLVDLPCILESLKTVDKKTFYKTADVCQMLVCTLDGDLYPPLEEPTGTVDSKTKKKDKDKDKKFIWNHGITCPLKNTRKRRFRKTAKKKYIESPDVEKEVKRLLSTDAEAVSVRWEVIAEDETKETDNNLSLSNLDSSPGTSGHKGHDSSVPRDELREIFNDISSSSEDEDDDGDRHEDEDLNIMDTEDDMVGHLNEKLNESDGGRDENNRNNQIVMEYQVQINNLKAKLQETRARKKQQEDLIMKVENQALKTRFQALLNDFIREEECEMEKLASLQEQLDSLIEK, from the exons ATGGCTTCTAAAACGAAAG CTGGAAAAGTTAATTCCAAAAACAAGGAAGATGCTCCTTATGAACTGGAAAGCCAGTTTGTTCTGCGGCTACCTCAG GAGTATGCCTCTACAGTGAGACGAATTGCCCAATCTGGCAGCATGAATCTTAAGGACAGGCTCACCATAGAGTTGCATG CTGATGGCCGCCATGGAATTGTTAGAGTGGACCGCGTCCCTTTAGCTTGTAAATTAGTAGATTTACCCTGCATCCTGGAGTCTTTAAAAACAGTTGACAAGAAGACTTTTTATAAGACTGCTGATGTCTGTCAG ATGTTGGTTTGCACGCTGGATGGAGACCTTTACCCTCCTTTAGAGGAGCCCACTGGGACTGTAGACTCGAAGAccaaaaaaaaggataaagacAAAGACAAGAAGTTCATCTGGAATCATGGCA TTACCTGCCCTCTGAAGAACACAAGAAAAAGGCGATTTAGGAAAACGGCAAAGAAGAAG TACATAGAGTCTCCAGACGTGGAAAAAGAGGTGAAGAGGCTCCTAAGCACAGATGCTGAAGCTGTCAGTGTCC GATGGGAGGTCATTGCTGAGGATGAGACAAAAGAAACCGATAATAATTTATCGCTGTCCAATTTGGACTCCTCTCCTGGAACCTCTGGGCACAAGGGCCATGACTCTTCAG TTCCACGAGATGAGCTGCGAGAGATATTTAATGACATCAGCAGTAGCagtgaagatgaggatgatgatggtgacaggCATGAAGATGAAGACCTCAACATCATGGATACAGAGGATGACATGGTGGGTCATCTTAATGAGAAGCTTAACGAGTCTGATGGAGGAAGAGATGAGAACAACAGGAACAACCAAATAG TGATGGAGTACCAGGTACAGATCAACAACCTCAAAGCCAAACTGCAGGAGACACGAGCACGCAAAAAGCAGCAGGAAGATTTGATCATGAAAGTCGAGAATCAGGCCCTAAAG ACCCGCTTCCAGGCGCTATTGAATGACTTTATCCGTGAAGAAGAGTGTGAAATGGAAAAG CTGGCTTCCCTGCAAGAGCAGCTGGACTCACTGATTGAAAAATGA
- the taf7 gene encoding transcription initiation factor TFIID subunit 7 isoform X2: MASKTKAGKVNSKNKEDAPYELESQFVLRLPQMLVCTLDGDLYPPLEEPTGTVDSKTKKKDKDKDKKFIWNHGITCPLKNTRKRRFRKTAKKKYIESPDVEKEVKRLLSTDAEAVSVRWEVIAEDETKETDNNLSLSNLDSSPGTSGHKGHDSSVPRDELREIFNDISSSSEDEDDDGDRHEDEDLNIMDTEDDMVGHLNEKLNESDGGRDENNRNNQIVMEYQVQINNLKAKLQETRARKKQQEDLIMKVENQALKTRFQALLNDFIREEECEMEKLASLQEQLDSLIEK; this comes from the exons ATGGCTTCTAAAACGAAAG CTGGAAAAGTTAATTCCAAAAACAAGGAAGATGCTCCTTATGAACTGGAAAGCCAGTTTGTTCTGCGGCTACCTCAG ATGTTGGTTTGCACGCTGGATGGAGACCTTTACCCTCCTTTAGAGGAGCCCACTGGGACTGTAGACTCGAAGAccaaaaaaaaggataaagacAAAGACAAGAAGTTCATCTGGAATCATGGCA TTACCTGCCCTCTGAAGAACACAAGAAAAAGGCGATTTAGGAAAACGGCAAAGAAGAAG TACATAGAGTCTCCAGACGTGGAAAAAGAGGTGAAGAGGCTCCTAAGCACAGATGCTGAAGCTGTCAGTGTCC GATGGGAGGTCATTGCTGAGGATGAGACAAAAGAAACCGATAATAATTTATCGCTGTCCAATTTGGACTCCTCTCCTGGAACCTCTGGGCACAAGGGCCATGACTCTTCAG TTCCACGAGATGAGCTGCGAGAGATATTTAATGACATCAGCAGTAGCagtgaagatgaggatgatgatggtgacaggCATGAAGATGAAGACCTCAACATCATGGATACAGAGGATGACATGGTGGGTCATCTTAATGAGAAGCTTAACGAGTCTGATGGAGGAAGAGATGAGAACAACAGGAACAACCAAATAG TGATGGAGTACCAGGTACAGATCAACAACCTCAAAGCCAAACTGCAGGAGACACGAGCACGCAAAAAGCAGCAGGAAGATTTGATCATGAAAGTCGAGAATCAGGCCCTAAAG ACCCGCTTCCAGGCGCTATTGAATGACTTTATCCGTGAAGAAGAGTGTGAAATGGAAAAG CTGGCTTCCCTGCAAGAGCAGCTGGACTCACTGATTGAAAAATGA